One Longimicrobiales bacterium genomic window carries:
- a CDS encoding cytochrome b/b6 domain-containing protein: MSTIQQNAALDSAQRGHGPYFWRFNLFHRWVHALAMITFYVLILTGIPLAFSCAPFAGPLMNFWGGVENAGRIHRTAAVIMVAYTAAHIVYVAVGFFRARNKKKWLVGSDTLLPGVQDGRDFVQMWKWFFGRAERPTFGRYGYLEKLDYFGEIWGFIVIGGSGFLLWYPEFFGRLLPGWLFNVATVFHMYEAMIASAFLFTIHFFNVHLRPDKFPLDAVMFTGRGTKEYMLEEHPAMEDELSAAERLPVSDVSIHDRVAPPPSRRQTLISVVGGFIAWGVGLFTIGMILWAALC, encoded by the coding sequence ATGAGCACGATCCAGCAGAACGCAGCGCTCGACTCGGCGCAGCGCGGGCACGGCCCCTACTTCTGGCGCTTCAACCTGTTCCACCGCTGGGTGCACGCGCTGGCGATGATCACGTTCTACGTGCTCATCCTGACCGGCATCCCGCTCGCCTTCTCGTGCGCCCCCTTTGCGGGGCCGCTGATGAATTTCTGGGGTGGCGTCGAGAACGCGGGGCGCATCCACCGCACGGCAGCGGTGATCATGGTTGCGTACACGGCGGCGCACATCGTGTATGTCGCGGTGGGCTTCTTTCGCGCACGTAACAAGAAGAAGTGGCTGGTCGGTTCGGACACGCTGTTGCCGGGGGTGCAGGACGGCAGGGATTTCGTACAGATGTGGAAGTGGTTCTTCGGGAGGGCGGAGCGGCCCACGTTCGGGCGGTACGGCTACCTGGAGAAGCTGGACTACTTCGGCGAGATCTGGGGCTTCATCGTGATCGGCGGCTCCGGCTTCCTGCTCTGGTACCCGGAGTTCTTCGGTCGCCTGCTGCCGGGCTGGCTGTTCAACGTCGCCACGGTGTTCCACATGTACGAGGCGATGATCGCGTCCGCGTTCCTTTTCACGATCCACTTCTTCAACGTGCACCTGCGTCCGGACAAGTTCCCGCTCGACGCGGTGATGTTCACGGGACGCGGCACGAAGGAGTACATGCTGGAGGAGCATCCCGCGATGGAGGACGAGCTGAGTGCGGCGGAGCGACTGCCGGTCAGCGACGTCTCGATCCACGACCGGGTTGCGCCGCCGCCGTCGCGCAGGCAGACGCTCATCAGCGTGGTTGGCGGCTTCATCGCATGGGGCGTCGGTCTCTTCACCATCGGGATGATCCTATGGGCCGCACTCTGCTGA